One window of Plasmodium relictum strain SGS1 genome assembly, chromosome: 14 genomic DNA carries:
- a CDS encoding reticulocyte binding protein, putative has product MKGTKFTIAYFFLTFFIFDLSHGEKVQVESIEFTSDIHLPFTPNLVEKQLEDKSIANYNTKKKKNLKISISSNPTKYNKKMVKLKIEDKKSPHLYTDKQYVVLKNHNTRIEPSHTIYIKKNIPYLSNNYVYDEGKQNKLNSIMHSFIDKGTTNLFDELFSFYISLIHKIKESLDKAKEIYIAVLSYEDMKIYFENSPTSEKFNINVSPLIIKIKDKVETYMSFCEESKDDIEKKYNKLIELMGNNKELSTFTEMHNQIKSKIIEVETKLNEDFKVIESKNSEVYNILDKLIQETYCVNKDCSSVSFHYEGNVVNQFSALKVDIADCHFNSEKISNFMNYDNKLLKIKYINFCQKKHKLSFSLLMEQIMDIAETHKKYEDIFTKNIGIIKNAMVDLSYVDMDSENIMKTINKFSFACKAVYTVAEWKDTLMTIFDSKKAEMYTLFDKIKEELEHKIFSIVYPGDLEARSEIFSNSQIILGNIDRLIFENCELLEGSLYGYSNPRIYTINNELLKICSQLFTHNMSLKSKLRLVNDQYNLMKHEQSEVDKLRKSIHFIGRNQLENITSDIVDKVRKMENIVTLANDKLEVLNENDQELVSLKEKIDQLIKQFQEKNEEQKELKRQEDEEIEQAATDIKQNLEQIEEKISKLKPFIDLKDNSNEELNIIERVIDISSCNNKDEFTTEKEKIKERMELALKSLLGNGKIEKAYKELPHYISEKKRLNYMLYDLDTVNNILKELKQKCDELDEFINKGTTIVNDEVTIEASNLTQLRNNLIMKSFEDLHNKMNNSYQNFNNTLSSINENIADCEEKRKKIKIYEDDIAERKGEFLDKLIEEGNDSLKGGDTSQVVLALKEVIKENKIFILEKISDGRSIIDTFKGQFELSRKIEKYKSYLQNNQIFDNINSLKASIHEMNADNKLNDCQSRYDSVIYSIDDSIKKVELSKSIIEGVKILNKVINESNKNNESIEHLKGNLKESDEKINKHMVSINEDNLIEDDVKQRLLGELNNEKNKIEDEIRKISALKERSNDLIESSTNFKETVGNSLAEEDTRAHSKDISSKKEKLESITGEISNLTTAITVLSFGVDSLINTQNNEIANLIYNLIIKLEWEIKSKVERSLGILEATKESFEKYKFEKDIKNIFSEENKEALNIISQNIITFKNYINTYMEKYLEIKKKSKNIVDESDNLKKSIENLVDKRSNMKMNNGQMNTILEDFSTWEEELQNLLSNINEKKLEYKKTLVYDSMDRIIYQKRRSDEEIETINLYNEKIDKLKKKITDTTECVLENFNYEDYTNGSRRNQEKIDRLEQEVSILRNEVSNAKREDEIHAIHTNVKQKLREVINEKSKIDDVSKVIKHMEKLLMLTEFSVVMEDIEMNTPKVKEEEGLVKKQFTESEKMKENILRDFENAKKLKDSLINNLDENSIDRCIEEVKVIRENILSNIENINNFLKEAEIHKIASLLYFKNTVRGKEKIEYLKNHDEGEKKEITEQVMENVNRYVRESEDYSNKAAEHAQKTSKNYELSSAYEKKINDLLKEQLILAEKIKVDMKKNDAIYVQIEIEDDYYSNENLLKKLKEKLIRLKQEDSHMKNEDGTNNEKSRDAFTKIEITRANASNVLLNVEKIENRIIDILNEAKIEMEPILMGYKGNYDTLDELKIEKENLKNVSKVLKELEDKRKNFKIELNELGIIETKVNRMENEMNIYKKNYEEGILEEIKKISDQEKKNIELLKESINLITKNAITFLRDSVLGENHITQKFEDPERKLNEIYDSFNKSYKEIEKDALIILESSKTYNDLKEKKEKAKIEKEKLIELNKEVKILLSNINDIKINEVLRLILFMKDKLDNISENADEEYLKLKEHAEDIKRNVQNMINSKSIIAAFNELDNAKHKCSEFKKRKISHSSYKYNAYSIYNEIFKASEFIDIDIETISNLKGHSNINDTEDIVLSIQGDSFDIDSKEKENEENIIKMKSIYEQIKIRDGLKNKIRETANEVDKILLNVQNLLEKYKEIKEVNSDEKEYVEILKSSREYENFIEMTNYYEEKYNKIEIKLKTDSIITELNKYKNSLYILDELIETSNIEEFTANILEKVKGDISTITNKVIDINNNISGINASYYELLELRRKCKLYFLSLIITTINTEISKDVVIIKKEKEYIVACVEYIINNYNRINDDIYTTNKCFSGYHISFYESNNIEDSNKVMEEFKIEEQNVLEKIDDLKRSFLRANERRNSISIDESFQEIKYLYKEFKKKKKHFKNILKKMNEIESKEIENSAKIFANMAESYKNVIENEKEKILYIKDELKEIEYFLNSKAGRLLLIEPIDAIRKTLQHEKIYDIIKHIEIKLNGLENRNDNEDNKLTNHIEQIPYLIERTRFLLKDAELYQKKIDHNLSEEEKMEIVNEVNYHINNAKSWIKKSMDIFDNIQSMIGQGKEFIYENNNTIFSINNIIKKIDQKEKNEKWLIDHIKSHLDEINKVKDKNVLIENNNYDNSQFEQLNQEKYEENNENGGSKFYHLNIKVIIGIIIVFLLFSSGIISVLFKNKNKHINGKSNKNEVYETHEGFNNLYNFDKKEVIVTPFANHEQF; this is encoded by the exons ATGAAAGGAACAAAATTTACGATAGCTTATTTTTTCCTtacatttttcatttttg ATCTAAGCCATGGGGAAAAAGTTCAAGTAGAATCAATTGAGTTTACATCGGACATACATTTACCATTTACTCCTAATTTAGTAGAAAAACAATTAGAAGACAAGTCTATTGCTAATTATAAtaccaaaaaaaagaaaaatttaaaaatttcaatttCTTCAAACCCaactaaatataataaaaaaatggttaaattaaaaattgaagATAAAAAATCACCACATTTATACACAGATAAACAATATGTGGTCCTAAAAAATCATAATACTAGAATAGAACCATCTCatactatttatataaaaaagaatatccCATATTTATCGAACAATTATGTTTATGATGAAGGAAAACAAAACAAGTTAAATAGTATTATGCATTCCTTTATTGATAAAGGAACAACAAATTTATTTGATGAATTATTCAGTTTTTACATTAGtttaattcataaaattaaGGAAAGCTTGGACAAAgcaaaagaaatatatattgcaGTATTATCATATGAagatatgaaaatatatttcgaGAACAGCCCCACATctgaaaaatttaatattaatgtaTCACcgttaattataaaaataaaagataaagtAGAAACATATATGAGTTTCTGTGAAGAATCTAAAgatgatatagaaaaaaaatataataaattaatagaaCTTATGggaaataataaagaattaagTACATTTACAGAAATGCATAATCAAATTAAATCAAAGATTATAGAGGTAGaaacaaaattaaatgaagatTTTAAAGTTATTGAAAGTAAAAATTCGGAagtttataatatattagatAAATTGATACAAGAGACTTATTGCGTAAATAAAGATTGTAGTAGTGTGAGTTTTCATTATGAAGGGAATGTTGTAAATCAATTTAGTGCGTTAAAAGTTGATATCGCGGATTGTCATTTTAATTCGGAAAAAATTTCgaattttatgaattatgataataagttattaaaaattaaatatataaacttttgtcagaaaaaacataaattatCTTTTAGTTTATTAATGGAACAAATTATGGATATTGCAGAAactcataaaaaatatgaagatatttttactaaaaatataggtattattaaaaatgctATGGTAGATCTAAGTTATGTAGATATGGACAgtgaaaatataatgaaaacaattaataaattttcctTCGCTTGTAAGGCAGTTTATACTGTAGCTGAATGGAAAGATACATTAATGACAATTTTTGATTCAAAAAAAGCTGAAATGTATACTTTATTTGACAAAATAAAAGAGGAATTGGagcataaaatattttctatagTTTATCCAGGGGATCTAGAAGCACGTAGTgaaattttttcaaattcaCAAATTATATTAGGTAATATAGATCGTctaatttttgaaaattgtGAATTATTAGAAGGTTCATTATATGGTTACAGCAATCCAAGGATTTATACTATTAATAATGAACTTCTTAAAATATGTTCTCAATTATTTACACATAACATGAGTTTGAAAAGCAAACTTCGTTTGGTTAATGATCAGTACAATTTAATGAAACATGAACAATCTGAAGTAGATAAATTGAGAAAAAGTATACATTTTATAGGGAGAAATCAATTAGAAAATATTACAAGTGATATTGTTGATAAAGTGCgaaaaatggaaaatattGTAACATTAGCGAACGATAAACTTGAAGTGTTAAACGAAAATGATCAAGAATTGGTTagtttaaaagaaaaaattgatCAATTAATTAAACAATTTCAAGAAAAAAACGAAGAGCAAAAGGAACTAAAAAGGCAAGAAGATGAAGAGATAGAGCAAGCTGCAACAGATATTAAGCAGAACTTAGAACAgattgaagaaaaaataagcaAATTAAAGCCATTTATAgatttaaaagataattcaaatgaagaattaaatattattgaaAGAGTAATTGATATATCATCATGTAATAACAAAGATGAATTTACaacagaaaaagaaaaaataaaagaaagaatGGAATTAGCTTTAAAATCTTTGCTTGGTAAtggaaaaatagaaaaagcaTATAAAGAATTACCACATTATAtatctgaaaaaaaaagattaaattATATGTTATATGATCTGGATAcagttaataatatattaaaagagtTAAAACAGAAATGTGATGAACTAGatgaatttataaataaaggTACAACTATTGTGAATGATGAGGTAACAATTGAAGCAAGTAATCTTACACAGCTTAGGAATAATCTTATTATGAAATCATTTGAAGATTTACATAACAAAATGAATAATTCATATCAAAATTTTAACAATACATTGAGTtctataaatgaaaatatagcTGATTGTGAagagaaaaggaaaaaaattaaaatatatgaagatGATATAGCAGAAAGAAAAGGCGAATTTTTGGATAAGCTTATTGAGGAAGGTAACGATTCACTAAAAGGGGGGGATACATCTCAGGTTGTATTGGCTCTTAAAGAagttattaaagaaaataaaattttcatattagaaaaaataagtgATGGAAGAAGTATTATAGATACTTTTAAAGGACAATTTGAATTATCCAGGAAAATAgagaaatataaaagttaTCTTCAAAATAATCAAATTTTTGACAATATTAACTCTTTAAAGGCAAGTATTCATGAAATGAATGCAGATAACAAACTAAATGATTGTCAGTCAAGATATGATAGTGTTATATATTCAATAGATGATAGCATAAAAAAGGTTGAACTATCAAAAAGTATTATAGAAGgtgttaaaattttaaataaagttataaatgaatctaataaaaataacgaGTCCATTGAGCATTTAAAAGGAAATTTAAAGGAGTcagatgaaaaaattaataaacacATGGTTTCCATTAATGAAGATAATTTGATAGAAGATGATGTAAAACAGAGACTTTTAGGTGAATTaaacaatgaaaaaaataaaatagaagatgaaataagaaaaattagtGCATTAAAGGAAAGATCGAATGATTTAATAGAATCTTCTacaaattttaaagaaacaGTCGGAAATTCTCTTGCTGAAGAAGATACAAGGGCTCATTCAAAAGATATATCaagtaaaaaagaaaaattggaATCTATTACAGGTGAAATAAGTAATTTAACAACAGCAATTACAGTACTAAGTTTTGGGGTTGATAGTTTAATTAACACTCAGAATAATGAAATTgcaaatttaatttataatttaataataaaattagaatGGGAAATAAAGAGTAAAGTAGAAAGAAGTTTGGGAATTTTAGAGGCAACAAAAGAGAGTTtcgaaaaatataaatttgaaaaagatataaaaaatatttttagtgAAGAAAATAAGGAAGCACTAAACATAATATCtcaaaatattattactttcaagaattatattaatacatatatggaaaaatatttagaaattaaaaaaaaatcaaaaaatatagttGATGAATCTGATAATCTAAAGAAAAGTATTGAGAATCTCGTTGACAAAAGAAGTAATATGAAAATGAATAATGGACAAATGAATACAATATTAGAAGACTTTAGTACATGGGAAGAAGAGTTACAAAATTTATTatcaaatataaatgaaaaaaaattagaatataaaaaaactttaGTATATGATTCTATGGATAGAATTATCTATCAAAAAAGAAGAAGTGATGAAGAAATAGAAACCATTAATCTTTACAATGAGAAAATTgataaattaaagaaaaaaataactgATACCACAGAATGTGTATTAGAGAATTTTAATTATGAAGATTATACCAATGGTTCTAGAAGAAATCAGGAGAAAATAGATAGATTAGAACAAGAAGTTAGTATATTAAGAAATGAGGTATCCAATGCTAAAAGAGAAGATGAAATCCATGCCATTCATACGAATGTTAAACAAAAATTGAGAGaagttataaatgaaaagaGTAAAATAGATGATGTATCAAAAGTAATTAAGCATATGGAAAAATTGTTAATGCTAACAGAATTTAGTGTAGTAATGGAAGACATAGAAATGAATACTCCAAAGGTTAAGGAAGAAGAAGGACTTGTCAAAAAACAATTCACAGAATCAGAAAAAATGAAGGAGAACATATTGAGAGATTTCGAAAATGCaaagaaattaaaagattCGCTTATAAACAACTTAGATGAAAATTCAATTGATAGATGCATAGAGGAAGTTAAGGTAATTAGAGAAAACATTTTAtctaatatagaaaatataaataattttttaaaagaagctgaaatacataaaatagcctctttattatattttaaaaatactgtaagaggaaaagaaaaaatagaatatttaaaaaatcatgATGAAggtgaaaaaaaagaaataactGAGCAAGTAATGGAAAATGTAAATAGGTATGTTCGTGAATCTGAAGATTATTCAAATAAGGCAGCTGAACATGCTCAGAAAACtagtaaaaattatgaattatCTTCAGcatatgaaaaaaagatCAATGATCTTTTAAAAGAACAGTTAATTTTAGcagaaaaaataaaggtagatatgaaaaaaaatgatgcaATATATGTGCAGATAGAAATTGAGGATGATTACTATAGTAATgaaaacttattaaaaaaattaaaagaaaaattaattagaCTAAAGCAAGAAGATTCTCATATGAAAAATGAGGATGGAACAAATAATGAAAAGTCTAGAGACGCATTTACTAAAATAGAAATTACAAGAGCAAATGCAAGCAACGTTCTATTAAATGTAgagaaaatagaaaatagaATAATAGATATCCTAAATGAGGCTAAAATTGAAATGGAACCAATTTTAATGGGATATAAAGGAAATTATGATACATtagatgaattaaaaatagagaaagaaaatttaaaaaatgtttcaAAAGTTTTAAAAGAACTTGAagataaaaggaaaaattttaaaattgaaTTAAACGAACTTGGAATAATAGAGACTAAAGTTAATAGAATGGAAAACGAAAtgaatatatacaaaaaaaattatgaagaaGGAATcttagaagaaataaaaaagatatctgatcaagagaaaaaaaatatagaattattaaaagaatcaataaatttaattactAAAAATGCAATTACATTTTTGAGGGATTCTGTATTAGGAGAAAATCATATTACACAAAAATTTGAAGATCCTGAAAGAAAATTGAATGAGATATATGACTCATTTAATAAATCGTacaaagaaatagaaaaagatgcattaataattttagaaTCTTCTAAAACATATAATGatttgaaagaaaaaaaagaaaaggctaaaatagaaaaagaaaaactcATAGAACTAAACAAAGAAGTGAAAATTTTGTTGAGtaatattaatgatattaaaataaacgAGGTACTAagattaatattatttatgaaAGATAAATTAGACAATATTAGTGAAAATGCTGATGAAGAGTATTTAAAATTGAAAGAGCATGCAGAAGAcattaaaagaaatgttcaaaatatgataaattcAAAAAGCATAATTGCTGCATTTAATGAATTAGATAATGCAAAACATAAATGTAGTGAGTtcaaaaaaaggaaaatatcaCATTCTTCTTATAAATACAATGCATATTCAATTTacaatgaaatatttaaggCATCAGAATTTATAGATATAGATATAGAAACAATATCAAATTTGAAAGGCCATAGCAATATAAATGATACAGAAGATATTGTTTTAAGTATACAAGGAGATTCATTTGATATAGATAgtaaagaaaaggaaaatgaagaaaatattatcaaaatGAAAAGCATTTatgaacaaataaaaataagagatggattaaaaaataaaattagggAAACAGCAAATGAAGttgataaaattttactCAATGTGCAAAATTTACTTGAGAAATATaaggaaataaaagaagTAAATTCTGATGAGAAGGAATATgttgaaattttaaaaagttcGAGAGagtatgaaaattttatagaaATGACTAATtattatgaagaaaaatataataaaatagagataaaattaaaaacagaTTCAATAATAACAGaacttaataaatataaaaactctttatatattttagatGAGCTTATTGAAACATCAAATATAGAGGAGTTCACCGCAAACATATTAGAAAAAGTAAAAGGTGATATTAGTACTATTACGAATAAAGTtattgatataaataataatatttcagGAATTAATGCTTCTTATTATGAGTTATTAGAATTAAGAAGAAAATGTAAGTTATATTTTCTCTCTTTAATTATTACAACTATTAATACTGAGATATCAAAAGATGTAgtcataattaaaaaagagaagGAATATATAGTTGCGTGTGTAGAATATatcataaataattataaccgCATAAATGATGACATTTATACAACAAATAAGTGTTTTTCTGGGTACCACATAAGTTTTTATGAATCAAATAATATTGAAGATTCAAATAAAGTTATGGAAGAATTTAAAATAGAAGAACAAAATGTATTGGAAAAAATAGATGATTTAAAAAGATCATTTTTAAGAGCAAATGAAAGAAGGAATTCGATATCTATAGATGAAAGTTTTCAGGAGATAAAATATCTCtataaagaatttaaaaaaaaaaaaaaacattttaaaaatattttaaaaaaaatgaatgaaaTAGAGTCAAAAGAAATAGAGAATAGTGCAAAAATATTCGCTAATATGGCAGAATCATATAAGAATGTtattgaaaatgaaaaagagaaaatattatatatcaaAGATGAGTTAAAAGAAATTGAATATTTCTTGAATAGTAAAGCTGGAAGATTACTTCTTATTGAGCCCATAGATGCAATAAGGAAAACGCTACAAcatgaaaaaatttatgatataattaaacatatagaaataaaattaaatgggTTAGAAAATCGCAATGATAATGAAGATAATAAATTAACGAATCACATTGAACAAATTCCATATTTAATAGAAAGAACAAGATTTTTACTGAAAGATGCAGAATTATACCAGAAAAAGATAGATCATAATCTAtcagaagaagaaaaaatggaaataGTAAATGAAGTAAattatcatataaataatgcTAAGAGCTGGATAAAAAAATCAATGGACATTTTTGATAATATACAAAGTATGATAGGTCAAGGTAAAGAGTTTATATATGAGAACAATAATACcattttttcaattaataatattataaaaaaaattgatcaaaaagaaaaaaatgaaaagtgGTTGATTGACCACATAAAAAGTCATCTagatgaaattaataaagtaaaagacaaaaatgtattaatagaaaataataattatgataattCTCAATTTGAACAGTTAAATcaagaaaaatatgaagagaataatgaaaatggGGGAAGTAAATTTTATCACTTAAATATTAAGGTAATAATAGGAATAATAATTGTGtttctattattttctaGCGGAATTATTTcagttttatttaaaaataaaaataagcatATTAATGgcaaaagtaataaaaatgaagtatATGAAACTCATGAAggttttaataatttatacaactttgataaaaaagaagttaTTGTAACACCTTTTGCTAATCATGAACagttttag